From a single Thalassophryne amazonica chromosome 7, fThaAma1.1, whole genome shotgun sequence genomic region:
- the LOC117513753 gene encoding carcinoembryonic antigen-related cell adhesion molecule 20-like: MSNITIMCDWKKLLSVCLLALIGTPALGDKVQISWVGAVIAGFKTTFTCSSSCFTKCIYTWSLNGRKVNGSTLTWTPDGLDSTVDLQCTVFNPKTGTSSSLTSIVEIKNRVSVQISPPNTVPALNHSLNLVCHGAGPSDLPSPSHLVDHVDWYKDGQKLTRHGNTRLLNDNFTLHFDSLLPSDAGFYYCEVTILGGQQRVFSLGYLLSYDLWNVSISGPDVVFPGRLSKFTCLTSCTLNVECTVKWQFRGGFPIGSYLSIHQNQIAWTPSIPGTVQNFTCVAENRAAGRSAEATKMVEVKGTLSSGSAVLQLSRLFVLNLGLCLLLNS; encoded by the exons ATGAGCAACATCACCATCATGTGTGACTGGAAGAAGCttctctctgtttgtctgctgGCACTGATCG GCACACCAGCTTTGGGGGATAAAGTTCAGATTTCCTGGGTTGGAGCAGTGATTGCGGGTTTCAAGACCACTTTTACCTGTTCCTCTTCTTGCTTTACAAAATGCATCTACACATGGTCCCTTAATGGCCGCAAGGTCAACGGGAGCACATTAACATGGACACCAGATGGATTGGACAGTACAGTGGACCTGCAGTGTACTGTCTTCAATCCAAAAACTGGGACCTCCAGCAGCCTAACCAGCATTGTAGAAATTAAAA ATCGAGTGTCTGTTCAAATTAGTCCACCAAACACTGTTCCAGCTCTCAATCACTCTCTGAACTTAGTCTGCCATGGAGCTGGACCAAGTGATCTTCCAAGCCCGTCACACCTGGTGGACCACGTGGACTGGTACAAAGATGGACAAAAACTGACCAGGCATGGAAACACCAGACTGCTAAATGACAATTTTACACTTCATTTTGACTCACTGCTGCCCTCTGATGCTGGTTTCTACTACTGTGAAGTTACTATACTTGGAGGCCAACAGAGAGTATTCAGCCTGGGCTATCTACTCAGCT ATGATCTGTGGAACGTCAGCATCAGTGGACCTGACGTTGTGTTTCCAGGAAGACTGAGTAAATTCACATGCTTGACCAGCTGTACTTTAAATGTGGAGTGTACTGTGAAATGGCAGTTCAGAGGAGGCTTCCCTATTGGAAGCTACCTTTCAATCCATCAAAATCAGATTGCATGGACTCCATCCATCCCTGGAACTGTGCAAAACTTCACATGTGTTGCAGAAAATCGTGCTGCTGGACGTTCTGCTGAGGCCACAAAGATGGTTGAAGTCAAAG GAACTTTATCTTCTGGATCAGCAGTGCTTCAGCTCAGTAGACTTTTCGTTCTCAATCTGGGACTGTGTTTACTTTTAAATTCATAG